In Mycolicibacterium alvei, a single window of DNA contains:
- the hisS gene encoding histidine--tRNA ligase: protein MTSAFQAPKGVPDYLPPESAQFVAVRDGLLASARRAGYGDIELPIFEDTALFARGVGESTDVVSKEMYTFADRGDRSVTLRPEGTAGVIRAVIQHRLDRGALPVKLCYAGPFFRYERPQAGRYRQLQQVGVEAIGVDDPALDAEVIAVADAGFRSLGLDGFRLEITSLGDDTCRPAYRELLQAFLSKLDLDEETQQRARLNPLRVLDDKRPHVREMTADAPLMLDHLSDSAKAHFEVVLAHLDALGVPYVINPRMVRGLDYYTKTTFEFVHDGLGAQSGIGGGGRYDGLMSQLGGQDVSGIGFGLGVDRTLLALQAEGKSVTGVGGVEVFGVPLGEAAKLDLAKLAARLRAGGVSVDLAYGDRGLKGAMKAADRSGAKYALVAGDRDIEAGTVGLKDLSTGEQVDVAADSVVAEVLSRLT, encoded by the coding sequence GCCGGCTACGGCGACATCGAACTGCCGATCTTCGAGGACACCGCGCTGTTCGCTCGCGGTGTGGGTGAGTCCACCGACGTGGTGTCCAAGGAGATGTACACGTTCGCCGACCGGGGTGACCGCTCGGTGACCCTGCGTCCCGAGGGCACCGCAGGGGTGATCCGCGCGGTGATCCAGCACCGCCTGGACCGGGGCGCGCTGCCGGTGAAGCTCTGCTACGCCGGGCCGTTCTTCCGCTACGAACGCCCCCAGGCCGGACGCTACCGTCAGTTGCAGCAGGTCGGCGTGGAGGCCATCGGAGTCGACGATCCGGCATTGGACGCCGAGGTGATCGCGGTCGCCGATGCCGGTTTCCGGTCGTTGGGTCTGGACGGCTTCCGCCTCGAGATCACCTCGCTGGGCGATGACACCTGCCGGCCCGCGTACCGGGAGCTGCTGCAGGCCTTCCTGTCGAAACTCGATCTGGACGAAGAAACCCAGCAACGCGCCCGGTTGAACCCGTTGCGGGTGCTCGACGACAAGCGGCCCCACGTGCGGGAGATGACCGCAGACGCCCCGCTGATGCTCGACCACCTGTCCGACAGCGCCAAGGCCCACTTCGAGGTGGTGCTGGCGCACCTCGACGCACTCGGTGTGCCGTACGTGATCAACCCGCGCATGGTGCGCGGGCTGGACTACTACACCAAGACCACTTTCGAGTTCGTGCACGACGGGCTGGGCGCGCAGTCCGGCATCGGAGGCGGTGGCCGTTATGACGGGCTGATGAGTCAGCTCGGCGGGCAGGATGTCTCGGGGATCGGCTTCGGGCTCGGTGTCGACCGCACGCTGCTCGCGCTGCAGGCCGAGGGCAAGTCGGTGACCGGTGTCGGCGGTGTCGAGGTGTTCGGTGTGCCGCTGGGCGAGGCCGCCAAGCTGGACTTGGCGAAGCTCGCCGCGCGGCTTCGGGCCGGCGGGGTGAGCGTCGACCTGGCCTACGGCGACCGCGGGCTCAAGGGGGCGATGAAGGCCGCCGACCGCTCCGGCGCCAAGTACGCGCTGGTGGCCGGCGACCGCGACATCGAGGCCGGCACCGTCGGACTCAAGGATCTCTCGACCGGCGAGCAGGTCGATGTCGCGGCCGATTCCGTTGTCGCCGAGGTTCTTTCCCGCCTCACCTAA